The Gloeocapsa sp. DLM2.Bin57 genome includes a region encoding these proteins:
- a CDS encoding ferredoxin, whose translation MSEQSSQLSQCVEQLSLQKLERHIFLCADQTLPKCCDKEASLEAWNYLKNRLKELKLDKPTPERSLCIFRTKANCLRVCHSGPILLIYPDGVWYHSATPEVIERILQEHIIGNQVVKEYAFNQAPLINDIIDKSVGAQQLQP comes from the coding sequence ATGTCTGAACAATCTTCTCAACTCTCTCAATGTGTAGAACAATTATCTTTACAAAAGTTAGAAAGACATATTTTTCTCTGCGCGGATCAAACTTTACCCAAATGTTGTGACAAAGAAGCTAGCTTAGAAGCCTGGAATTATCTCAAAAATCGTCTTAAAGAGTTAAAATTAGACAAACCTACCCCAGAACGTTCCCTTTGTATCTTCCGCACTAAAGCTAACTGCTTAAGAGTCTGTCATTCTGGACCTATCCTCTTGATTTATCCCGACGGAGTCTGGTATCATAGTGCCACTCCAGAAGTTATCGAAAGAATCTTACAAGAGCATATTATCGGTAACCAGGTAGTTAAAGAATACGCTTTTAACCAAGCACCCCTAATCAATGATATAATAGATAAATCAGTGGGAGCGCAACAGCTACAACCATGA
- a CDS encoding 2,3-bisphosphoglycerate-independent phosphoglycerate mutase: MAQIPISPVVLVILDGWGYREQTEANAIALAETPVMNSLLEVYPNTLIETSGKSVGLPKGQMGNSEVGHLNLGAGRVVPQELVRISDAVEDGSIQQNPALVKICQEVVTRGKKLHLIGLCSDGGVHSHIDHLLGLLDLAKTQKVSEVCIHVITDGRDTNPNEGINVVAKIQEHIDKIGLGSMVTLSGRYYAMDRDNRWERVEKAYQVFTQNEPIDGRSITEVIEAYYAEDITDEFIPPTRIAPGAVESGDGIIFSNFRPDRARQMCYAFLNPDFDGFPRERIEPLSFVTFTQYDPNLPVEVAFAPQNLTKILGQVIAEHKLKQYRTAETEKYPHVTYFFNGGLEQPFPGEDRELIPSPAVATYDKYPPMSAIAVTDTACAAIAQGIYSLVVINYANPDMVGHTGKLEAAIEAIQTVDTSLGRLLSSIQKVGGTTLITADHGNAEYMADEKGNPWTAHTTNPVPFILIEGEGRKIPGHGGQVSLRDDGSLADVAPTILEILQIPQPAEMTGKSLIKPIELEVNPNKTPVRISL; encoded by the coding sequence ATGGCGCAAATACCTATATCTCCAGTAGTATTAGTTATCTTAGATGGCTGGGGTTATCGAGAGCAAACAGAAGCTAATGCGATCGCTTTAGCTGAAACTCCCGTAATGAACAGCCTTCTAGAAGTCTATCCTAATACCCTGATTGAAACATCGGGTAAAAGCGTCGGACTTCCCAAAGGTCAAATGGGTAATTCAGAAGTAGGACATCTCAACCTAGGAGCAGGTCGAGTAGTACCCCAAGAGCTAGTTCGTATTAGTGATGCTGTCGAAGATGGTTCAATCCAGCAAAACCCAGCATTAGTGAAAATTTGTCAAGAAGTAGTCACTAGAGGAAAAAAACTCCATCTGATAGGGTTATGTTCCGATGGAGGAGTACATTCTCATATAGATCACTTATTGGGATTACTAGATTTAGCCAAAACTCAAAAAGTGAGTGAAGTCTGTATTCACGTCATCACCGACGGGAGAGATACCAACCCCAATGAAGGGATAAACGTAGTTGCTAAAATTCAAGAACATATAGATAAAATTGGATTGGGTTCGATGGTAACCCTCAGCGGAAGATATTACGCGATGGATCGCGATAACCGTTGGGAAAGAGTAGAAAAAGCTTATCAAGTCTTCACCCAAAATGAACCAATAGATGGTAGAAGTATCACCGAAGTTATAGAAGCCTATTACGCTGAAGACATCACAGATGAGTTTATCCCACCTACGCGCATTGCACCAGGTGCAGTAGAATCAGGCGATGGAATCATATTCTCTAACTTCCGTCCAGATAGGGCTAGACAAATGTGTTACGCTTTTCTTAATCCTGATTTTGACGGATTCCCCAGAGAAAGAATTGAACCTCTTAGTTTTGTTACCTTTACACAATATGATCCTAATTTACCCGTAGAGGTAGCATTTGCTCCGCAAAATCTCACCAAAATTTTAGGACAAGTAATCGCTGAACATAAATTAAAACAGTATCGTACTGCAGAAACCGAAAAATACCCCCACGTCACCTACTTCTTTAACGGAGGATTAGAACAACCCTTCCCAGGAGAAGACAGAGAATTAATACCTAGTCCTGCAGTAGCTACCTACGACAAATACCCACCCATGTCTGCAATAGCAGTGACAGATACAGCTTGTGCAGCGATCGCTCAAGGGATTTACTCATTAGTAGTAATTAACTACGCTAACCCCGACATGGTAGGACATACAGGAAAACTAGAAGCAGCGATAGAAGCGATTCAAACCGTAGATACCAGTCTAGGACGTCTCTTAAGCAGTATTCAGAAAGTAGGAGGAACAACCCTGATTACCGCTGATCACGGTAACGCAGAATATATGGCAGATGAAAAAGGAAACCCCTGGACAGCACATACCACTAACCCTGTACCCTTTATCTTAATCGAAGGAGAAGGACGTAAAATACCAGGACATGGAGGTCAAGTCTCCCTTAGAGATGATGGTAGTCTCGCTGATGTCGCACCAACAATACTAGAAATTCTGCAAATACCCCAACCTGCAGAAATGACTGGTAAATCTCTGATTAAACCGATAGAATTAGAGGTAAATCCTAATAAAACACCAGTGAGAATATCTCTCTAA
- a CDS encoding (2Fe-2S)-binding protein gives MKVQIHFLPDDIYIEAEAGEPILAVAARAGVCIPTGCLMGSCHACEVELDDGQTICACISSVPRGKQQMTINLYSDPVW, from the coding sequence ATGAAAGTACAAATCCATTTTTTACCCGATGATATCTATATCGAAGCTGAAGCGGGAGAACCAATTCTCGCTGTAGCTGCTCGTGCTGGTGTATGTATCCCCACAGGTTGTTTGATGGGTTCTTGTCACGCTTGCGAGGTAGAATTAGATGATGGTCAAACTATCTGCGCTTGTATTAGTTCAGTTCCCAGAGGTAAACAACAAATGACGATTAATCTTTATTCTGACCCAGTTTGGTAA
- a CDS encoding mannose-1-phosphate guanylyltransferase, whose protein sequence is MNQNLIPVILAGGKGERFWPLSRQQRPKQFLCLDGSGRSLLQSTAERLLPIAGDWDRLWVITSAAIAAGVREQLPSLPQTNLLVEPQGRDTAAAIAWTILTIAEKYGLDAIVGFFPADHWIGNQQAFTQTLEAATSLVSNQEAIATLGISPNYPATGYGYIEQGAYQGVYNGLAVYRVNRFREKPDLPTAEAFLTQGGFSWNSGMFIFPVGVVLAELRKYTPEIISLLEAKGKEAYGELPKISIDYALMEKTSLAYVLPVDFPWDDLGDWNAIDRLSKGDADNLELAQHLGLDTHNCLFYAEDDQEIIVTIGVEDLVVVRDGNITLIVPKQRTQEIKQLLKAIANIPNLAKFL, encoded by the coding sequence ATGAATCAAAATTTAATACCTGTTATTTTAGCAGGTGGTAAGGGAGAAAGATTCTGGCCTTTAAGTCGTCAACAACGTCCTAAACAGTTTTTATGTTTAGATGGTAGTGGTAGAAGTTTATTACAATCCACCGCTGAACGTTTATTACCTATAGCTGGTGATTGGGATAGACTCTGGGTGATAACTTCAGCAGCTATAGCAGCAGGTGTAAGGGAACAACTTCCTAGTTTACCTCAGACTAATCTTTTAGTTGAACCTCAAGGGAGAGATACAGCAGCAGCTATCGCCTGGACTATTTTAACTATAGCTGAAAAATATGGGTTAGATGCCATAGTGGGTTTTTTTCCCGCGGATCATTGGATTGGTAATCAACAAGCTTTTACCCAAACCCTAGAAGCTGCTACTAGTTTAGTAAGTAATCAAGAAGCCATCGCTACTCTAGGGATTAGTCCTAATTATCCTGCTACGGGTTATGGTTATATTGAACAAGGTGCTTATCAAGGTGTTTATAATGGTTTAGCTGTTTATCGAGTTAATCGCTTTCGGGAAAAACCTGATCTCCCTACCGCAGAAGCTTTTTTAACCCAAGGGGGATTTAGCTGGAATAGTGGTATGTTTATTTTTCCTGTGGGAGTGGTGTTAGCCGAGTTGCGTAAATATACACCAGAGATTATCTCTCTACTAGAAGCAAAAGGAAAAGAAGCTTATGGGGAGTTGCCTAAAATCAGTATTGACTATGCTTTAATGGAAAAAACCTCTCTTGCTTATGTTTTACCCGTTGATTTCCCTTGGGATGATTTAGGGGATTGGAATGCGATCGACAGACTCAGCAAAGGAGACGCAGATAACTTAGAATTAGCCCAACATCTCGGTTTAGATACTCATAACTGCTTATTTTATGCCGAAGATGACCAAGAAATAATCGTCACTATTGGTGTAGAAGATTTAGTGGTTGTTCGAGATGGTAACATTACTCTTATAGTCCCTAAACAGCGTACCCAAGAAATTAAACAACTTCTCAAGGCGATCGCCAATATTCCTAATCTAGCTAAATTTTTATAA
- the ruvX gene encoding Holliday junction resolvase RuvX, with protein MQRRICALGLDVGKKRVGVAGCDGIGLLATPLTTINRQSFSEDVAKISQIVKEREINVLVVGLPYSMDGSLGPQAEYVQQFAQRLAEALQLPVEYVDERLTSVEAEEQLKSQKRFSRQDKGLIDRQAAAIILQQWLDERSL; from the coding sequence ATGCAGCGTCGTATCTGCGCCCTAGGGTTAGATGTAGGTAAAAAAAGAGTAGGTGTAGCAGGATGTGACGGTATCGGTTTACTAGCTACTCCCCTAACAACTATCAATCGTCAAAGCTTCTCTGAAGATGTAGCCAAAATTAGTCAAATAGTCAAGGAAAGAGAGATAAATGTCTTAGTAGTAGGATTACCCTATTCTATGGATGGTAGTTTAGGTCCACAAGCAGAATACGTTCAACAATTCGCCCAAAGACTAGCAGAAGCTTTACAGTTACCAGTTGAATATGTAGATGAAAGACTAACCTCTGTAGAAGCAGAAGAACAACTTAAAAGTCAAAAACGCTTTTCTCGACAAGATAAAGGTTTAATCGATCGCCAAGCGGCAGCTATTATTTTACAACAATGGTTGGATGAGCGATCGTTATAA
- a CDS encoding DNA-binding response regulator yields MKDHLQKDSKKLLLIDDDPNLILLVKDYLEFRGYHVISAENGRQALDILATEIPDMIICDVMMPEVDGYSLVQKIRENSEINAIPIMLLSAKGQSQDRVKGLNIGADVYMVKPFEPEELVAQVESTLKQVNRLKEQSGQKKGTEQPTIVIPHDVDLTPTEQKVIQLLAQGMANQEIAQQLNVSKRTIESHVSNMLNKTTLHNRTELARWAMENNLA; encoded by the coding sequence ATGAAAGATCACCTCCAAAAAGACTCTAAAAAACTCCTGTTAATCGATGATGATCCCAATTTAATTTTATTGGTTAAAGATTATCTCGAATTTCGCGGTTATCATGTAATTAGCGCTGAAAATGGGAGACAAGCATTAGATATTCTGGCTACAGAAATACCAGATATGATTATTTGTGATGTGATGATGCCAGAAGTAGATGGTTATAGTTTAGTCCAAAAAATTCGCGAAAACAGCGAAATTAATGCTATACCTATTATGTTACTCTCTGCTAAAGGTCAAAGTCAAGACCGCGTCAAAGGGTTAAATATAGGCGCAGATGTTTATATGGTTAAACCTTTTGAACCGGAAGAATTAGTCGCCCAAGTAGAATCTACCCTTAAACAGGTTAATCGTCTTAAAGAACAATCAGGGCAGAAAAAAGGAACAGAACAACCGACAATTGTAATCCCTCATGACGTTGACTTAACACCTACAGAACAAAAAGTAATACAGCTGCTGGCTCAAGGAATGGCAAATCAAGAAATTGCCCAACAACTTAATGTCAGTAAAAGAACTATTGAAAGTCACGTATCTAACATGTTGAATAAAACTACCTTACACAATCGAACTGAATTGGCACGTTGGGCAATGGAAAATAATCTTGCCTAA
- a CDS encoding methyltransferase domain-containing protein: MTLKSIGLDEQLYQYLCRVSLREPEILQKLRQQTATLANANMQIAPEQGQFMALLIQLMRAKKALEIGVFTGYSSLAVALALPEDGQLIACDVSEEYTKIARNYWQQAGVDGKISLYIAPALDTLEQLISQGEANTFDFVFIDADKSNYINYYEKSLTLLRPGGLIAVDNVLWYGQVADPDNQEKLTLTIRQFNDYLAQDDRIILSLVPIADGLTLAIKK; this comes from the coding sequence ATGACACTAAAATCTATTGGATTAGACGAACAACTCTATCAGTATCTCTGTCGAGTCTCATTAAGAGAGCCAGAAATCTTACAAAAACTTCGCCAACAAACCGCTACTCTTGCTAACGCTAACATGCAAATAGCTCCTGAACAAGGTCAATTTATGGCTTTGTTGATACAATTAATGAGAGCAAAAAAAGCTCTCGAAATAGGAGTTTTTACGGGTTATAGTTCTTTAGCGGTAGCTTTAGCATTACCCGAAGATGGACAATTAATCGCTTGTGACGTTAGCGAAGAATATACTAAAATCGCTCGTAATTATTGGCAACAAGCAGGAGTAGATGGTAAAATTTCTCTATATATTGCTCCGGCTTTAGATACTCTAGAACAACTAATCAGCCAAGGTGAAGCCAATACTTTTGATTTTGTCTTCATCGACGCTGATAAAAGTAATTATATCAATTATTACGAAAAATCCTTAACTTTATTACGTCCTGGTGGTTTAATTGCAGTAGATAACGTCCTCTGGTATGGACAAGTAGCTGATCCTGATAACCAAGAAAAACTAACTCTGACTATACGCCAATTTAACGATTATCTGGCTCAAGACGATCGCATTATACTTAGTTTAGTACCCATCGCTGATGGTTTAACTTTAGCTATCAAAAAATAA
- a CDS encoding class I SAM-dependent methyltransferase, with protein MLLRPEQRSKLDDTEDSLFYSFPRFVTHVDNQFINQLTDLYRARLKPDTRILDLMSSWVSHLPPEMTFTHVEGHGLNAEELAKNTRLNDYFVQNLNQNPQLPLEDNDFDAVLCTVSIQYLQYPEAIMAEIARILKPGGIVIISFSNRMFYQKAIAAWRDGTPNSRVQLVQKYFQSVPKFSPPELIVNQGTVTNNLLQLLGLGNVDPFYAVIAYV; from the coding sequence ATGCTTCTAAGACCAGAACAACGCAGTAAACTAGATGACACAGAGGATTCTCTCTTCTATTCCTTTCCTCGTTTTGTCACTCACGTAGATAACCAATTTATTAATCAACTAACCGATTTATATCGGGCTAGACTTAAACCTGATACGCGTATTTTAGACTTAATGAGTAGTTGGGTTTCTCATCTTCCTCCAGAAATGACTTTTACTCATGTAGAAGGACATGGTTTAAATGCAGAAGAATTAGCCAAAAATACCCGCTTAAATGACTATTTTGTGCAAAATCTCAATCAAAATCCTCAATTACCCCTAGAAGACAACGATTTTGACGCGGTTTTATGTACAGTTTCTATTCAATATCTCCAATATCCTGAAGCAATTATGGCAGAAATTGCCAGGATTCTTAAACCAGGAGGAATCGTCATTATTAGCTTCTCTAATCGTATGTTCTACCAAAAGGCGATCGCCGCTTGGCGAGATGGTACACCTAATAGTAGGGTACAACTAGTCCAAAAATACTTTCAATCCGTTCCTAAGTTTAGTCCACCTGAATTAATCGTTAATCAAGGTACTGTGACTAATAATTTGTTACAATTGCTAGGTTTAGGTAATGTCGATCCTTTTTATGCTGTAATTGCTTATGTCTGA
- the purS gene encoding phosphoribosylformylglycinamidine synthase subunit PurS, whose protein sequence is MEYSARIYITLRPSVLDPAGVAVESGLHQLGYQEVTAVRIGKYIELKLTSDSETTALEELSAMCEQLLANTVIENYNFELIPLS, encoded by the coding sequence ATGGAATACTCAGCTCGCATTTACATTACTCTACGCCCCTCGGTATTAGATCCCGCGGGAGTGGCTGTGGAATCAGGTTTACATCAATTAGGTTATCAGGAAGTCACGGCAGTGAGAATCGGTAAATATATCGAATTAAAACTCACTAGCGATTCGGAAACCACAGCTCTGGAAGAACTCTCGGCGATGTGTGAACAACTTTTAGCTAATACCGTAATCGAAAATTATAACTTTGAGTTGATCCCCCTCAGCTAA